A part of Desulfobacter sp. genomic DNA contains:
- a CDS encoding HD-GYP domain-containing protein: MEKANPSNLKRDISSEWFHALVESNLDGIVIMDDKGRILDLNPAGEAIFGYSSSEVIGSTVADKLIPPALRKAHASGLNAFLATGEKRIIGQRIEITAMRAGGTQFPAELEVISITPDKSRVFIAYIRDISEQKQAEKERFHYAMDIKKTLLQTILTISRTVELRDPYTAGHQRRVAHLAASIARESDLSEERTEGIFLGALIHDIGKIAIPSQILSRPGALMPEDIGYLKIHCQKGYEILKPVNFPWPVAQIALQHHEHLDGSGYPKGLRGNQILLEAQIVSVADIVESLTAHRPYRPAYPLNDTLAYIREKSGIHYNRDIVDICIRLFEKGYHIDAVDMDELNWLASIS, encoded by the coding sequence ATGGAAAAGGCCAATCCATCAAATTTAAAAAGGGATATTTCTTCGGAGTGGTTCCACGCCCTTGTGGAATCCAACCTCGACGGCATCGTCATCATGGATGACAAAGGCCGTATTCTTGATCTCAATCCTGCCGGGGAAGCGATATTCGGTTATTCCAGTTCGGAGGTGATCGGTTCAACGGTTGCCGACAAGCTGATCCCCCCCGCCCTGCGCAAGGCCCATGCCAGCGGCTTGAATGCCTTTCTTGCCACCGGGGAAAAAAGGATTATCGGCCAGCGCATTGAAATAACGGCCATGCGGGCGGGCGGCACCCAATTTCCTGCGGAACTTGAAGTCATCTCCATAACCCCGGACAAGTCCCGGGTTTTTATCGCCTATATCCGGGATATCTCAGAACAGAAGCAGGCTGAAAAAGAACGGTTTCACTATGCCATGGATATCAAAAAGACCCTTTTGCAGACCATCCTGACCATATCCCGCACCGTTGAGCTCCGGGATCCCTATACCGCCGGCCACCAGCGGCGGGTGGCCCATCTGGCCGCCAGCATCGCCCGGGAATCGGACCTATCGGAAGAACGCACCGAAGGCATATTCCTGGGGGCCCTCATCCACGATATCGGCAAAATTGCCATTCCCTCCCAGATCCTCTCGCGGCCCGGTGCGCTGATGCCCGAGGATATCGGGTATCTGAAAATCCACTGCCAAAAAGGATATGAGATCCTGAAACCCGTTAATTTCCCCTGGCCGGTGGCCCAGATCGCCCTGCAGCACCATGAGCATCTTGACGGTTCGGGCTATCCCAAGGGACTGCGGGGAAACCAGATATTATTGGAGGCGCAGATTGTCAGTGTGGCGGATATTGTAGAATCCCTTACCGCCCACCGCCCCTACCGCCCGGCCTACCCCCTCAATGACACCCTGGCCTACATCAGGGAGAAAAGCGGCATACATTACAACAGGGACATTGTGGATATCTGTATCCGGCTTTTTGAAAAAGGGTATCATATTGATGCCGTTGACATGGACGAACTGAACTGGCTTGCCTCCATATCCTGA
- a CDS encoding IclR family transcriptional regulator: MFDTHPAPKKLNAVEKALEILLKFRGSKPSWGIRELSTELDFSPATVQRIIKVLKSYDFIRQDPATRQYYIGNIFYRFLDKLNSTNNLTGIGRRFMKQVAMETRETVHLNVIEGCLRICIHTIESPRALKAGMPIGNQSPLYAGASAKCLLAFSPRRFREEYLKTTRIIPLTGSTITTSGELEMELKTIRTQGYALSLGERTPGLGSLSVPVFDFKGDILASLSLAIPEMRITGRDHTDTCINSLSRAANAFSLSLDQEKRERETAP, encoded by the coding sequence ATGTTTGATACCCATCCCGCCCCAAAAAAACTGAACGCCGTTGAAAAAGCCCTGGAGATCCTGCTCAAATTCAGGGGGTCGAAGCCCTCATGGGGAATACGCGAACTCTCCACTGAACTGGACTTCAGCCCCGCAACGGTCCAGCGCATCATCAAAGTTCTCAAATCCTACGACTTCATCCGCCAGGATCCTGCTACCCGCCAATATTACATCGGCAATATATTTTACCGGTTCCTCGATAAACTGAACAGCACCAACAACCTTACCGGAATCGGCCGCCGCTTCATGAAGCAGGTGGCCATGGAGACCCGAGAAACCGTCCACCTCAACGTGATTGAAGGCTGCCTGAGAATCTGCATCCATACCATTGAATCCCCCAGAGCGCTCAAGGCGGGCATGCCCATCGGCAATCAGTCCCCCCTCTATGCCGGGGCCTCGGCCAAATGCCTTTTGGCCTTTTCTCCCCGGCGATTCAGGGAAGAATACCTGAAAACCACCCGGATCATCCCCCTGACCGGCAGCACCATTACGACATCCGGGGAACTGGAAATGGAACTGAAAACAATCAGAACCCAGGGCTACGCCCTCAGCCTGGGAGAACGGACACCGGGCCTGGGCTCCCTGAGCGTCCCGGTATTTGATTTCAAAGGAGATATCCTGGCCAGCTTGAGCCTGGCCATCCCGGAAATGCGCATCACCGGCCGGGATCACACGGACACCTGTATCAACAGCCTGAGCCGGGCCGCAAATGCCTTTTCCCTGTCCTTGGACCAGGAAAAACGAGAAAGAGAAACTGCCCCCTAA
- a CDS encoding carboxymuconolactone decarboxylase family protein: MDFKEIAKKTGKTANLYFSTVKDEDKPYNLWRHFDPELAKDMSLYITGQMYAREKIPHTTRQLITVAALTVLSKPEELKLHIHAALNVGCTSEEIAEVIFQTSIYGGVPAANTALSALKEVLEERDRD; the protein is encoded by the coding sequence ATGGATTTCAAAGAAATCGCCAAAAAAACCGGAAAAACCGCCAACCTCTATTTTTCCACAGTAAAGGACGAAGACAAGCCCTACAACCTCTGGCGCCACTTTGACCCGGAACTGGCCAAGGACATGTCCCTGTACATCACAGGACAGATGTACGCCCGGGAAAAAATCCCCCACACCACCCGCCAGCTTATCACCGTGGCCGCCCTCACCGTTCTCTCCAAACCCGAGGAACTCAAACTGCATATCCACGCCGCCCTCAACGTGGGCTGCACCAGCGAAGAAATCGCGGAAGTCATCTTCCAGACCAGCATCTACGGCGGCGTCCCAGCGGCCAATACCGCCCTTTCCGCCTTGAAAGAGGTCCTTGAGGAAAGGGACAGGGATTAA
- a CDS encoding sodium ion-translocating decarboxylase subunit beta codes for MLFRTSGFFYLTPGMGVMWVIGLVLIYLAVAKSYEPLLLLPIGFGIILVNLPLAGLMEPNEGLLWKFYQYGIHWEIIPPVIFLGLGALTDFGPLIANPRLIFLGAGAQAGVYITFFAAQAFGFDLKEAATIGIIGGADGPTTIFLASKMAPQLLGVCAVAAYSYMALVPIIQPPVMKLMTSKAERCIRMTKGRKVRPLEKLLFPIVSTFVIILLVPASAPLISMFMLGNLFRESGVVERLNHAAQNELMNIVTIFLGVPVGATMNAENFLRPQVIFVFCLGLFAFVVSTMTGVLLAKLMNLLSKNKINPLLGAAGVSAVPMAARVVHKVGMEADKKNYLLMYAMGPNVAGVIGTVIAAGIFLTLLGG; via the coding sequence ATGCTCTTCCGGACCTCGGGCTTTTTTTATCTCACCCCCGGCATGGGGGTGATGTGGGTCATCGGCCTGGTGCTGATTTACCTGGCCGTGGCCAAATCCTACGAACCCCTGCTGCTGCTGCCCATCGGTTTCGGCATCATCCTGGTCAACCTGCCCCTGGCAGGGCTGATGGAACCCAACGAGGGGCTGCTCTGGAAATTTTACCAGTACGGGATTCACTGGGAGATTATTCCGCCGGTGATCTTTTTGGGGCTGGGGGCCCTGACAGACTTCGGGCCCCTGATCGCCAATCCCCGGCTGATCTTTCTGGGGGCCGGGGCCCAGGCCGGGGTGTACATCACCTTTTTTGCGGCCCAGGCCTTTGGTTTTGACCTGAAGGAGGCGGCCACCATCGGCATCATCGGCGGGGCCGACGGGCCCACCACCATATTCCTGGCATCCAAGATGGCGCCCCAGCTTTTAGGGGTCTGTGCCGTGGCCGCCTATTCCTATATGGCCCTGGTGCCCATAATCCAGCCTCCGGTGATGAAACTGATGACATCAAAGGCCGAGCGATGTATCCGCATGACCAAGGGCAGAAAGGTCAGGCCACTGGAAAAACTGCTTTTTCCCATTGTCTCCACCTTTGTGATCATCCTGCTGGTGCCGGCCTCTGCCCCTTTGATCTCCATGTTTATGCTGGGGAACCTTTTCAGGGAATCCGGCGTGGTGGAACGGCTGAACCATGCGGCTCAGAATGAATTGATGAATATCGTCACCATTTTTTTGGGGGTTCCCGTGGGCGCCACCATGAATGCGGAAAATTTTCTGCGCCCCCAGGTGATTTTTGTCTTCTGCCTGGGGTTGTTCGCCTTTGTGGTCTCCACCATGACCGGGGTGCTGCTGGCCAAGCTCATGAACCTTTTATCCAAAAACAAGATTAATCCCCTGCTGGGGGCGGCCGGCGTATCTGCCGTGCCCATGGCCGCCCGGGTGGTGCACAAGGTGGGCATGGAGGCGGATAAGAAAAATTATCTGCTCATGTACGCCATGGGACCCAATGTGGCCGGCGTCATCGGCACCGTGATCGCTGCCGGGATTTTTCTCACCCTTCTGGGCGGGTAA
- a CDS encoding glutaconyl-CoA decarboxylase subunit alpha, which translates to MKPYFEAMDAFGDALKKGTIKRTQKNLEAVMAAEAGLDKAVDGVKTAGLPEEKINARGQMTVWQRLDYLVDPGTWTPLHTLYNPADNVEGTTNVVDGLGKINGKWAVIIGFDNKVMAGAWLAGQSENILRVTNLAKRLNIPLVWLVNCSGAKLTEQEKFYANRRGAGTPFFRHAELEQAGIPVLAAIYGTNPAGGGYQSVSPTILFAHEKCNMAVGGAGIVSGMAPQGGFTVEMAEDLVTRAKEHRAKPPGSVATHYDSTGFFRYVYEDEKEVLDGIKDYMKDMPAYNPKFYRVAEPKAPAFESEDVMRLLPMASKTVYDFDQILARLVDGSEHLEYRPDYGPEVYTGLCKVDGFLVACIGNRQGYLGKGYPEYADYPGIGSKLYRQGLIKMNEFVTFCGRDRIPVIWFQDTSGIDVGDIAEKAELLGLGQSLIYSIQQTDLPMMLAVLRKGTAAAHYVMGGPQGNRNNAFTVGTCATEICVMHGETAAVATYARRLVKEKEAGRDLEPVVEKMNDLAQKYADTSTPLFCAKQGMVDEIVKLADLRKYMQAFAGAVYQNPKSICPQHQMILPRIIRDQAALREGK; encoded by the coding sequence ATGAAACCCTATTTTGAAGCCATGGATGCTTTTGGGGATGCCCTGAAAAAAGGGACGATCAAACGGACCCAGAAAAATCTTGAAGCGGTAATGGCCGCAGAAGCCGGGCTGGACAAAGCCGTTGACGGGGTAAAGACGGCCGGGCTCCCCGAAGAAAAGATCAATGCCAGGGGACAGATGACCGTGTGGCAGCGCCTGGACTATCTGGTGGACCCTGGCACCTGGACGCCCCTGCACACCCTTTATAACCCTGCCGATAATGTGGAGGGCACCACCAATGTGGTGGACGGCCTGGGGAAAATAAACGGTAAATGGGCCGTGATCATCGGTTTTGACAACAAGGTCATGGCCGGGGCCTGGCTGGCCGGCCAGTCCGAGAACATTCTGCGGGTCACCAATCTTGCCAAGCGGCTGAATATCCCCCTGGTCTGGCTGGTGAACTGCAGCGGGGCAAAGCTTACCGAACAGGAAAAATTTTATGCCAACCGCAGGGGGGCGGGCACGCCCTTTTTCCGGCACGCTGAACTGGAACAGGCAGGTATCCCCGTCCTTGCCGCCATCTACGGCACCAACCCCGCCGGCGGCGGCTACCAGTCCGTCAGCCCCACCATCCTCTTTGCCCATGAAAAATGCAACATGGCCGTGGGCGGTGCCGGCATCGTCAGCGGCATGGCCCCCCAGGGGGGATTCACCGTGGAGATGGCCGAGGACCTGGTGACCCGGGCCAAGGAACACCGGGCCAAACCCCCCGGATCCGTTGCCACCCATTATGATTCCACCGGTTTTTTCCGCTATGTATACGAGGACGAAAAAGAGGTCCTGGACGGCATCAAAGACTATATGAAGGATATGCCGGCCTATAATCCCAAGTTCTACCGGGTGGCCGAACCCAAGGCTCCTGCCTTTGAATCCGAAGATGTCATGCGCCTTCTGCCCATGGCCTCTAAAACGGTCTATGATTTCGACCAGATTCTGGCCCGGCTGGTGGACGGCTCGGAACACCTGGAGTACCGGCCCGACTACGGCCCCGAGGTCTACACCGGGTTGTGCAAGGTAGACGGGTTTCTTGTGGCCTGCATCGGCAACCGCCAGGGGTATCTGGGCAAGGGATATCCCGAGTATGCCGACTACCCCGGCATCGGGTCCAAGCTCTACCGCCAGGGCCTGATTAAGATGAATGAGTTTGTTACCTTCTGCGGCAGGGACAGAATTCCTGTGATCTGGTTCCAGGACACCTCTGGCATTGATGTGGGAGACATCGCTGAAAAGGCTGAACTGCTGGGGCTGGGCCAGTCCCTGATCTATTCCATCCAGCAGACCGATCTGCCCATGATGCTGGCCGTGTTAAGAAAAGGAACCGCTGCGGCCCACTATGTCATGGGCGGCCCCCAGGGCAACCGGAACAACGCATTCACCGTGGGCACCTGCGCCACGGAAATCTGCGTTATGCACGGTGAGACCGCTGCTGTGGCCACCTATGCCCGGCGGCTGGTCAAGGAAAAGGAAGCCGGCCGCGACCTTGAGCCGGTGGTGGAAAAAATGAACGATCTGGCCCAGAAATACGCGGATACCTCCACCCCGCTTTTCTGCGCCAAGCAGGGCATGGTGGACGAAATAGTGAAACTGGCCGATCTTCGCAAATACATGCAGGCCTTTGCCGGTGCCGTATACCAGAACCCCAAATCCATCTGTCCCCAGCATCAGATGATCCTGCCCAGGATTATCAGGGACCAGGCCGCCTTAAGGGAAGGAAAATAA
- a CDS encoding acetyl-CoA carboxylase biotin carboxyl carrier protein subunit, producing the protein MSENVIAPLSGKVVSLTLNPGEAVEEDDELMVIEAMKMETPIFAPCSGTVLKIEVKEGDSVEEDDVIAVIDPA; encoded by the coding sequence ATGTCTGAAAATGTCATTGCCCCCCTGTCCGGAAAAGTCGTCAGCCTCACCCTCAACCCCGGCGAGGCGGTTGAAGAAGATGATGAACTCATGGTCATTGAGGCCATGAAAATGGAAACCCCCATCTTTGCCCCCTGTTCCGGCACGGTTTTAAAAATAGAAGTCAAAGAGGGGGATTCGGTGGAAGAGGATGACGTGATCGCGGTCATAGACCCGGCTTAA
- a CDS encoding acyl-CoA dehydrogenase family protein produces MDFQLSTELKMLQKEVRKFAKKQIEPYADQWDEDHYLPVEEVMRPLGELGYFGTVIPEEYGGEDMGFLAAMIVTEELAKVSSSLRVQVNMQVLGCAYTIYKYGSETLRKKYVEKLCTAEYIGGFGITEPDAGSDVMAMTSTAEDKGDHWLLNGSKTWISNANVADALLYYAYTDKSAGTKGLSAFVIEPKNFEGIKTSSLEKLGSHSSPTGELFLDNVKVPKENILGNPGDGAKIVFSSLNQTRLSAAAGGVGLAQACLDAALKYCNERKQFGKKIGEFQMNQDMIAQMATEIEAARLLVYKAAWAKDQGKLNNGLDVAMAKYFVGEVATKCSNFAMRILGAYGYSTEYPVARYYRDAPTYSMVEGSANICKWIIALDQLGIRKANR; encoded by the coding sequence ATGGATTTTCAACTGTCCACCGAACTGAAGATGCTCCAGAAGGAAGTCAGGAAATTTGCAAAAAAACAGATTGAACCCTATGCGGACCAGTGGGACGAAGACCATTACCTGCCCGTTGAAGAGGTGATGAGGCCCCTGGGCGAACTGGGGTATTTCGGTACGGTGATCCCGGAGGAATACGGGGGGGAAGACATGGGATTCCTCGCCGCCATGATCGTCACCGAAGAATTGGCCAAGGTCTCTTCCTCCCTGAGGGTTCAGGTGAACATGCAGGTGCTGGGCTGCGCCTATACCATCTACAAGTACGGCAGCGAAACCCTTAGAAAAAAATATGTGGAGAAACTGTGCACGGCCGAGTATATCGGCGGCTTCGGCATCACCGAACCCGATGCCGGCTCCGATGTCATGGCCATGACCTCCACGGCCGAGGACAAGGGGGACCACTGGCTGCTCAACGGGTCCAAGACCTGGATTTCCAACGCCAATGTGGCCGATGCGCTGCTATATTACGCCTATACCGACAAATCAGCCGGTACCAAAGGGCTGTCCGCCTTCGTCATTGAGCCCAAAAACTTCGAGGGCATCAAGACCTCCTCCCTGGAAAAGCTGGGCTCCCATTCTTCTCCCACAGGAGAACTGTTTCTGGATAACGTCAAGGTGCCCAAGGAAAATATCCTGGGCAACCCCGGTGACGGCGCCAAAATCGTTTTTTCTTCCCTGAACCAGACACGGCTCTCTGCTGCGGCCGGCGGCGTGGGCCTGGCCCAGGCCTGCCTGGATGCGGCCCTTAAATACTGCAACGAAAGAAAACAATTCGGCAAGAAGATCGGCGAGTTCCAGATGAACCAGGACATGATCGCCCAGATGGCCACCGAAATTGAAGCGGCACGGCTTCTGGTTTACAAGGCCGCCTGGGCCAAGGACCAGGGCAAGCTCAACAACGGACTGGACGTGGCCATGGCCAAATACTTTGTGGGCGAGGTGGCCACCAAATGTTCCAACTTTGCCATGCGCATCCTGGGCGCCTACGGGTACTCCACCGAGTACCCCGTGGCCCGGTATTACCGGGACGCCCCCACCTATTCCATGGTGGAAGGTTCTGCCAATATCTGCAAGTGGATCATCGCCCTTGACCAGTTGGGAATCAGAAAGGCCAACAGATAA